The genomic segment GCGTAGCCCCAGACGCGAAGAAGCCTCAGGATATTGGGCAAGATAGCATCGACTGAAACGTAATCGTGGTTATAGATAGTATAGATGCTGGAGCGGCCGGGATCAATGGCGTAGCCGAATCGTTTATCCCAATTGATGGAGGGCGAGGCGCAGGGAGTTAAGTAAAGATTGATCTTGCCGGTGGTGCTTATTTCCAGCGCATCGCGAAAGCGAACATAATCGGTTTCGATATAATTCTTGATATTATTCCAGTGGAAATCGGCCAGGGAATTTTTAATAAAGTAAAAATTGAAATTGGTCGATGGGTCGGAGGCGTATTGACTCTCTATTTCCGGATCATGGATGCAGAGAGCCGTATCGAGTGTCACTCTTCCACGAGGGCTGATCAGGAGTTGATAGAGGGAATTGTTTTTACCCGGTATATTTTCGATACGTGCGGGGAGATTGTACTCTACGCTGAACCGCTCGGCCTGCATGTAAGGAGTGGCCCCGATGGTTGTCAGATGGACCGTAAATTCCACTTTCTGGCTGTCGGCGGCGGCGACGGCAATATCAAGATTTGCATTAACAAGAAAGGTCTTTATTTTCCGGCCGGTGAGGACATTGATTGTATCTCGGTCAATTTCGAAATATTTATCAAGAGCGGCCGGTTTTTGACGGACAATCAGTTCAAACTCCACCCCGTTGGCGGCGGAAAGTGCGGAGGCGGCGGTTCCGATCGTGAAGGACAGCAGCAGGAGTGACAGAATCAATATATCTCTTTTCATAATCACCTGTTTTACGTGAAAAATGGCCTCCCGGCCCAAATTAAACGCTTTCGAGCACAAGTCGGCTGTCTTTCAAAATCGGCAGAACGGGCAGCGAGTCGATTTCGCCGGCCATGGTCACATCTTTCTCGAAACCCAGCTTGACCAAATGGCGGCCATGTTCTCCCCGGGCTATTGTTTTCTGCAGGGCGCGGCTGTTGCTTCGGTAAAGAAGCAGGGCCAGTGTGGCGGCATCATTCAACTCGAGTTCCAGTTTTGCCTCGGCGGCAAGTTTATGAAGCAGCATCCCGCCACAGAGAGTATCCTCAATGGAGAAATCGCCATCCTGTCCGGAGCAAAGAATGGCCAGGTCCTGTTCGGCCTGCGCCACCCGTTGCACGACTGCGGAGATATTGACCAGCGCCCCGGTAATGATCAGTTTTGATGCGCCGGCCCGATTATATCCCTTGGTACCATTGGAAGTCGTAAAAATGACCGTTTTCCCACTCACTTTGTCTTCGGTATACTCAAAAGGAGAGTTTCCAAGATCAAAACCGTCGATTTTGATTCCTCCCCGTTCCCCCCCCAGAATGGTTGATTCGACACCGATTTTGGAACGCATCTCGGCCGCTTCGCCAGATCCAACTACCGGGATTACGGCTCGGGCGCCCGATTTAAGAGCCTGACAGATGGTCGTCGAGGCTCTCAGGACATCGATCACAACGACCGTTTTGCCGGCGAGGCGGGTTTCGCCGACCGGTTCGGGGATTAGAAATAAATCAGCGTGCATTTATCGGTGGGTTCCTTCCTTATAAAACGGCGGCTTGATCACGACGGCGGGGAATAGTTTATCGCGCACTTTGACCTGCACCGTGCTGCCGATTTTAGTCAGCGATAACGGCAGATACCCCATCGCCACCGGTTTCTCCAGTGAGGGAGAAAAGGTGCCCGAGGTGACATGCCCAACCGTTTTTCCCTCATGCACCAGTTCATACCCGTGACGCGGGAAAACCTTCCCTTCCATTTCCAGGCAGATCAGACGGCGGGTCGGTTTCTCATCTTTCTGTTTCAGGAGCACGTTCCTTCCCGTGAAATCGCCCTTGTCGAAATTCACCACCCATGCCAGCCCGGCCTCGATCGGGGTGGTTGTCTTATCAATATCATTGCCATAGAGGGACATTTTCATTTCCAGACGGAGTGAATCGCGTGCGCCCAGGCCGATCAGTTTCATATCATACTTCCTGCCGGCCTCATAACAGGCTTGCCAGAGATCGTCGCACATATGAGGCGGAATATACATCTCGAATCCATCCTCGCCGGTATATCCAGTGCGCGAAATGAGAAGGGAATGTTTCCCGACTTTCATATTGGCAAAATGATAATATGGAACTGAATCCAGACTGTAATCGGTCACCAGCGACATCACTTCCTGGGCATGCGGCCCCTGGATCGCGAGCATTCCGATCTGGTCTGAGATATTCTTTAATTCTACTCCTTTATCCAGATGCGATTTCAGCCAGTCAAAATCCTTCTGAATATTTGAAGCGTTGACCACCAGCATATATTTGTCCGGCAGACGGTAAACCAGGAGGTCATCGACAATACCGCCGTCATCATAGCAGAATATGGAGTACTGGATCTGGCCGACCTGGAGCTGCGAGGCATCGTTGGTGGTCATTTTCTGAATAAGGCCCAGGGCACCCGGGCCGGAAATCTCGAACTCCCCCATGTGGGAGAGATCAAACATTCCGACATTCTTGCGTACGGCCAGATGCTCGTCGGTTATACCGGTGTATTGAATCGGCATCATATATCCGGCGAACGGAACCATCTTGGCCCCCGCCTCAACATGGTATTTATGAAATGGAGTTTTCTTCACTTCCCCTGATGTCTCGCCTGACTCCAATTCATTTACCTCCTTCACGTGTATAGTTGAGCAGACCTCCGGCAATAATGATTTCTCTCTGCCGGGGGGTCAGATCTATTCTGAAATTGTAATTATGGTCGTTGGACTTATTCATAACTTCGATAGTATTGTCGGTCTTGACCGCTTCTCTGATATTCGGGATTTCCAGCTGGTCGCCCTGCTTGATATCATCATAATCGGCCGGGTTGACAAAAGTGGCCGGAAGGATGCCGAAATTGATCAGGTTGGCCAGATGAATCCGCGCGAACGATTTGGTCACGACCAGCTTAACCCCGAGAAACATCGGCGCCAGGGCGGCATGCTCGCGTGAGGAACCCTGCCCGTAATTATCGCCGCCGACTATAAACCCGCCGCCTTTTTCTTTGGCCCGCTTGGGGAATTCCGGGTCGACCTGATAGTACACGAATTCGGCTATCTTGGGAATATTGGAGCGGAGCGGCAGTACTTTCGCGCCGGCCGGCATGATATGATCGGTCGTGATATTGTCGCCGACTTTGAGAAGAACCTCACCTATGAGCAGATTCCCCATCGGCTTGTTGATCGGTAGCGGCGCGATATTGGGACCGCGAACGACCTCGACTTTGTCGGGACTCTTCGCCGGGGGAATGATTCCGGCATCATCGATCTTGATTGAGGTGGGCAGAGTTATCCGGGGATATTTTCCAATCTTGCGCGGGTCAGTGATATACCCGGTCAGCGCCGCAGCCACACAAACTTCAGGGCTGGCGAGATAGACATTGGCATCCTTGGTGCCGCTTCGCCCGGGGAAATTGCGGTTGAAAGAACGGATCGAAACGCCTCCCGATGGCGGCGCCTGCCCCATACCGATACAGGGGCCGCAGGCCGATTCGATTATCCTCGCCCCCGAGGCGATAATATCGGTCAACGCGCCGTTGGCCGAAATTGCCTCAAATACCTGCTTGCTTCCGGGGGTGATGGTCATCGACACGTCGGGATGCACGGTTTTCCCTTTGAGTAGCCGGGCGGTAACCATCAGGTCATAAAGAGACGAATTGGTGCAACTTCCCACACAAACCTGATGCACCTTAACACCTTTCAGTTTCTTTACCTCGATGACATTATCCGGCGAGTGCGGCTGGGCAATCAACGGTTCCAGCTTGTTAAGGTCGATTTCAATCCGCTCGGCATATACGGCATCCGGGTCAGGCTCGAGTTTGGTATAGTCTTTGGCTCGTTTCTGCAGTCTGAGATATTCCCTGGTGCGCTCATCGGAGGGGAAGATAGAGGTGGTCGCGCCCAGTTCGGCCCCCATGTTGGTGATAGTCGCCCGCTCCGGCACCGTAAGGTAGGTCACTCCCGGGCCGGAGTATTCCATGATTTTCCCGACGCCTCCTTTGACAGTCAGTCGTCGAAGGACTTCGAGAATAATGTCTTTGGCCGTGACATACGGCTGGAGTTTTCCTTTGAGATAAATATTGACAATCTGGGGCATCTTAAGATAGAACGGCCCGCCCCCCATCGCCACGGCGACATCGAGGCCGCCGGCGCCGATAGAAAGCATTCCCAGCCCGCCGTTGGTGGGGGTGTGCGAGTCGGAGCCAAGCAGGGTTCGGCCCGGACGCCCGAACCGCTCGAGATGAACCTGGTGGCAGATCCCGTTGCCGGGGCGGGAGAAATAGATACCATATTTGGCCGCAATCGTTTGCAGGAACATATGGTCGTCGGCGTTTTCGAAACTGGCCTGGAGCATATTGTGGTCGACATAGGAAACCGATTTCTCGGTCTGGACTTTTTTGAGACCGAGCGCCTCAAACTGAAGGTAGGCCATGGTTCCGGTGGCATCCTGGGTGAGGGTCTGGTCGATTTTGATGGCGATATCCTCGCCGGGTTTCATTTTGCCGGAAACGAGGTGGGCCGAAATGATTTTTTCTGCTAAATTCATCCCCATATTTCAACTCCTTTTCTGCATAACTCCTTAAAGATACGAAAGAAACGTTCTGCAGAGCAAAAGTCAACCCCTATTTGGCGGTTTTGGAGTGTGCCCTCCTCCTTTGACTGGCGGCAAAAAGATAGCAAAGACTTGACAAAAACGGTTCTGCTTTCTTCTTATTATCCGCCCATTAAATCACTTGCTATTATTCGGATAGATATTATATTTGTTTCTGTCCAATTGAAAATACACCCCGATCGCTGAGGCCGGATTAGAGGACATATCAATGTTTCACCTCTTTGGGAGGAGATATGCACAAGCTTAAGACCCTTTCGATTCTTGTAGTCGCCATCGGCTTTATAATGATGTTGACCAATCTTGCCCTGCCCAATGATAATGGGCAATCAATTTCAAATGATCTTCAGGTTATGAAGAGCATTTCATCCCTGCCGTTGGCATTTACCAAAAACAATGGCCAGTGGCCGGATAGTATTCTGTTCCGGGCCAACGCGGGCGGAGCTACCATGTGGTTCACCGCGACCGGCGCCTTTTACCAGTTCACGAGGCGGGCGGGAAACGATAGCGCCCTTGATGCGCGAGATCCAATTGGGCGACCCGACAAGTTCAATCGGGAATGTGACAGCATCGAAATCATGATGCTCAAAGCCTCATTTGTCGGGGCCAACCCTACCCCGCGAGCATCCGGCGAGAAACTGATGGAATACAAATGCAACTATTTCATTGGCAATGAGTCGGATAAATGGCGCACGGATGTCCCCTATTACTCTGCAATCGTCTTGAAAGAAGTCTATCCTGGGATTGACCTGACCTACTACGGCAATGGCCGCCAGATGGAGTATGACTTTGTCGTTCATCCTCGGGCAGACTATTCAAAAATATGGATTCAGTACGAAGGCGCTGAAGGGTTGGCGGTTGCCGATGACGGCGCGCTGTTAGTGACGACGAAGTGGGGTGTGATACGGGAACTGGCGCCGGTAGTGTATCAAGAGGTTGGCGGCAGTCGCCAGCCGGTAACAGCCGAATATCTGATCGGAGCCGATCACTCATTCGGATTCCGTTTGGGTCCGGAGTTCAACCCCTCGCTGTCGGTGGTGATCGACCCAGTTTTGGTCTACAGCACGTACTTGGGAGGTACGGGTGAAGACTGCGGAATGGGTATCGCAATTGACAGGAGCGGCGCGACATTTATAACAGGATACACCATGTCCGCGAATTTTCCAACCGTTACGCCTTTAATCGATAACCTTAATGGCATTTCAGATGTCTTTGTGACGAAGCTGAGTCCGGCCGGGGATAGCCTTATCTATAGTACCTATCTTGGAGGGAACAATAATGATCAAGGTGAAGCTCTCACCGTGGATGCCGACGGCAATGCATTTGTGACAGGATTTACCGGGTCAAGTGACTTCCCGGTTTACTATGCTTATCAAGGCACTTTTCGAGGGGGAGGCATTGACGGCTTTGTGACCAAGCTCTCCAGCAGTGGTAACAGTCTTATATACAGCACCTACCTGGGCGGGAGCGATGATGACCAGGGCAACGCCATCGTGGTGGACGGGTCTGGGGCGGCGTATCTGACGGGGAGTACGATTTCCGCCGATTTCCCGATGCTCAATCCGTGTCAAATATATCAGGGGAATCGTGATGCTTTCATCACAAAGTTAAGTAGCAGCGGCACTAGCCTTGTTTTTAGCACGTGTCTTGGAGGAAGTCAGAACTGGGAGGAAGGCTATGGCATTGCTGTAGATGCGGCTGGGTCAATTTTTGTCACTGGAGCAGCATATTCTGCAAGCTTCCCGACTTTGAATGCTTATGATTCCATACATGGGGAAGGTTTGGATGCTTTTGTCACCAAGCTAGGCGCGACCGGCGGTTGCTTGGTTTATAGCACCTATCTTGGTGGTGATGGAAATGACTATGGTTTCGACATTGCCATAGATTCAATTGGCGCGGCCTATGTAACCGGAACTACCGGATCAACTGATTTTCCGACTTTCAACGCTTACGATCCCACATTTAATGGTGTCACGGATGCTTTTATCACAAAGCTGAGTAGTGCGGGTAATAGCCTTGATTATAGCACTTATATAGGTGGCGATAGCAGTGATAGAGGTGACGGCATTGACATTAACGCAGACGGCGAGGCTTATATCACGGGGGAGACATTTTCCCCCAATTTTCCCGTATTTAACGCCTATGATTCCACATATAATGGAAACGCGGATGCCTTTATTACCAAAATCAATAGCGCCGGTAATTTCCTCGTTTATAGTACTTATTTGGGCGGCTATAGTTATAATCGATGCAAGGATATAGTTATCAATTCGGCCGGAGCGGCCTATGTCACAGGATGGACGTCTTTTCCCGACTTTCCAACAACGCCCGACGCTTTTGATATCAGCTTTAATGGCGGGGCCGACGCATTTGTGACCAAGTTGAGTGCGTCCG from the Candidatus Zixiibacteriota bacterium genome contains:
- the gcvT gene encoding glycine cleavage system aminomethyltransferase GcvT; this translates as MKKTPFHKYHVEAGAKMVPFAGYMMPIQYTGITDEHLAVRKNVGMFDLSHMGEFEISGPGALGLIQKMTTNDASQLQVGQIQYSIFCYDDGGIVDDLLVYRLPDKYMLVVNASNIQKDFDWLKSHLDKGVELKNISDQIGMLAIQGPHAQEVMSLVTDYSLDSVPYYHFANMKVGKHSLLISRTGYTGEDGFEMYIPPHMCDDLWQACYEAGRKYDMKLIGLGARDSLRLEMKMSLYGNDIDKTTTPIEAGLAWVVNFDKGDFTGRNVLLKQKDEKPTRRLICLEMEGKVFPRHGYELVHEGKTVGHVTSGTFSPSLEKPVAMGYLPLSLTKIGSTVQVKVRDKLFPAVVIKPPFYKEGTHR
- a CDS encoding aconitate hydratase — encoded protein: MGMNLAEKIISAHLVSGKMKPGEDIAIKIDQTLTQDATGTMAYLQFEALGLKKVQTEKSVSYVDHNMLQASFENADDHMFLQTIAAKYGIYFSRPGNGICHQVHLERFGRPGRTLLGSDSHTPTNGGLGMLSIGAGGLDVAVAMGGGPFYLKMPQIVNIYLKGKLQPYVTAKDIILEVLRRLTVKGGVGKIMEYSGPGVTYLTVPERATITNMGAELGATTSIFPSDERTREYLRLQKRAKDYTKLEPDPDAVYAERIEIDLNKLEPLIAQPHSPDNVIEVKKLKGVKVHQVCVGSCTNSSLYDLMVTARLLKGKTVHPDVSMTITPGSKQVFEAISANGALTDIIASGARIIESACGPCIGMGQAPPSGGVSIRSFNRNFPGRSGTKDANVYLASPEVCVAAALTGYITDPRKIGKYPRITLPTSIKIDDAGIIPPAKSPDKVEVVRGPNIAPLPINKPMGNLLIGEVLLKVGDNITTDHIMPAGAKVLPLRSNIPKIAEFVYYQVDPEFPKRAKEKGGGFIVGGDNYGQGSSREHAALAPMFLGVKLVVTKSFARIHLANLINFGILPATFVNPADYDDIKQGDQLEIPNIREAVKTDNTIEVMNKSNDHNYNFRIDLTPRQREIIIAGGLLNYTREGGK
- a CDS encoding 2-phosphosulfolactate phosphatase — its product is MHADLFLIPEPVGETRLAGKTVVVIDVLRASTTICQALKSGARAVIPVVGSGEAAEMRSKIGVESTILGGERGGIKIDGFDLGNSPFEYTEDKVSGKTVIFTTSNGTKGYNRAGASKLIITGALVNISAVVQRVAQAEQDLAILCSGQDGDFSIEDTLCGGMLLHKLAAEAKLELELNDAATLALLLYRSNSRALQKTIARGEHGRHLVKLGFEKDVTMAGEIDSLPVLPILKDSRLVLESV
- a CDS encoding SBBP repeat-containing protein, translating into MHKLKTLSILVVAIGFIMMLTNLALPNDNGQSISNDLQVMKSISSLPLAFTKNNGQWPDSILFRANAGGATMWFTATGAFYQFTRRAGNDSALDARDPIGRPDKFNRECDSIEIMMLKASFVGANPTPRASGEKLMEYKCNYFIGNESDKWRTDVPYYSAIVLKEVYPGIDLTYYGNGRQMEYDFVVHPRADYSKIWIQYEGAEGLAVADDGALLVTTKWGVIRELAPVVYQEVGGSRQPVTAEYLIGADHSFGFRLGPEFNPSLSVVIDPVLVYSTYLGGTGEDCGMGIAIDRSGATFITGYTMSANFPTVTPLIDNLNGISDVFVTKLSPAGDSLIYSTYLGGNNNDQGEALTVDADGNAFVTGFTGSSDFPVYYAYQGTFRGGGIDGFVTKLSSSGNSLIYSTYLGGSDDDQGNAIVVDGSGAAYLTGSTISADFPMLNPCQIYQGNRDAFITKLSSSGTSLVFSTCLGGSQNWEEGYGIAVDAAGSIFVTGAAYSASFPTLNAYDSIHGEGLDAFVTKLGATGGCLVYSTYLGGDGNDYGFDIAIDSIGAAYVTGTTGSTDFPTFNAYDPTFNGVTDAFITKLSSAGNSLDYSTYIGGDSSDRGDGIDINADGEAYITGETFSPNFPVFNAYDSTYNGNADAFITKINSAGNFLVYSTYLGGYSYNRCKDIVINSAGAAYVTGWTSFPDFPTTPDAFDISFNGGADAFVTKLSASDDADGDDVADDVDNCPNISNPDQSDVDQDGIGDACDPYCCAKAGDANHSQVVNIQDITFLINFLYKGGGEPPCFHEGDANGNIIINIQDITYLINYLYKGGPAPKCP